From Sphingomonas hengshuiensis, one genomic window encodes:
- a CDS encoding DUF4167 domain-containing protein: MINNRQANGRRRGRGGQQQRQGGGSGQQGNGNRIDNRARGNAAQLLEKYKNLARDAQMQGDRVNTEYYLQFADHYFRVLSETRSRFEEQNPNANQGRRPNTDLDSDDDFDFEADGNRGDEANDDQPRQQQPQREQREPRPQQGQRREGRDNREQREVSEVREPREGREPREGREPRDTREGREQREPRESREPREPREPRRNGYANGNGANGAAAAADPVAAPPAVEAPVAEPVREARAETQERTPRPRGRPRTRREEAPAEAEGNAGIDAAILPPAFGIEAAAAPEEEAPKKPRRRTKRTDDADVPAA; the protein is encoded by the coding sequence TTGATCAACAATCGTCAGGCAAACGGCCGCCGTCGCGGTCGTGGCGGCCAGCAACAGCGCCAGGGCGGAGGCTCCGGCCAGCAGGGCAATGGTAACCGGATCGACAATCGCGCACGCGGCAATGCCGCCCAGTTGCTCGAAAAGTACAAGAACCTCGCCCGCGACGCGCAGATGCAGGGCGATCGGGTCAACACCGAATATTATCTCCAGTTCGCGGATCATTATTTCCGGGTGCTGAGCGAAACCCGCTCGCGCTTCGAGGAGCAGAATCCGAACGCGAACCAGGGCCGTCGGCCGAACACCGATCTGGACAGCGACGACGATTTCGACTTCGAAGCCGACGGCAATCGCGGCGACGAGGCGAACGACGACCAGCCCCGCCAGCAACAGCCCCAGCGCGAACAGCGCGAACCCCGCCCGCAGCAGGGCCAGCGCCGCGAGGGTCGCGACAATCGCGAACAGCGCGAGGTTAGTGAAGTTCGTGAACCGCGCGAAGGCCGTGAGCCGCGTGAGGGCCGCGAGCCGCGCGACACGCGTGAGGGTCGCGAGCAGCGCGAGCCCCGGGAAAGCCGTGAGCCGCGCGAACCCCGCGAGCCGCGCCGCAACGGCTATGCCAATGGCAATGGCGCGAACGGCGCCGCTGCTGCTGCCGATCCGGTCGCGGCGCCGCCCGCTGTCGAAGCGCCCGTCGCCGAGCCGGTCCGCGAAGCCCGTGCGGAAACCCAGGAGCGCACCCCGCGCCCCCGCGGTCGCCCGCGCACCCGTCGCGAGGAAGCTCCGGCAGAGGCCGAAGGGAATGCCGGCATCGACGCGGCGATCCTTCCCCCCGCCTTCGGCATCGAAGCGGCTGCCGCACCCGAGGAAGAGGCCCCTAAAAAGCCCCGCCGCCGGACCAAGCGCACCGACGACGCGGACGTCCCCGCCGCCTGA
- a CDS encoding DUF4139 domain-containing protein, with protein sequence MRWTALLVAALPVAALPVSASAQTAAVPAPEASAQGDVAVTIYQDGQSLVQDTRQLDLTAGRTRQEFPDVSAQIRSETVTLSGPGLGIVEQNFDYDLLTPRKLMEKAVGSVVTIVRTNPATGAETREQARVLAANGGIVLQIGNRIEVLRDDGLPVRVIFDKVPENLRARPTLSVTLQVARAGRVPATLTYLTPGLGWTSDYVTLFDEAKGSIDMQGWVTLTNSTGTDFRNADVLLVAGRTAGPRAPRVDFGDTTIEQAGTESGTRERLGDYYLYPLAARTTIANAQQKQVSFLDVKGAAARKAYEWSNYWLGTNADPRSATSVLKFSTSREGGLGDQLPSGTIRVYMRDARGDPQFIGESRVDAAPMGSAMSIRTGDAFDVKGTATVVERKRLSSKRWQTTMRYDFTNARPAEVTVDLAQSGLWGDVRIAEASLAGERVSAERMEWKVPVPANGKASVTIVFDTRF encoded by the coding sequence TTGCGTTGGACGGCTCTATTGGTCGCGGCCCTCCCGGTCGCCGCCCTCCCGGTCTCTGCTAGCGCCCAGACCGCCGCCGTGCCGGCACCCGAGGCGAGCGCGCAGGGCGATGTCGCCGTCACCATCTACCAGGACGGCCAGTCGCTGGTGCAGGACACGCGCCAGCTCGACCTGACCGCCGGGCGCACCCGCCAGGAATTCCCCGACGTATCGGCACAGATCCGCTCGGAAACGGTGACGCTGTCCGGCCCTGGCCTGGGAATCGTCGAACAGAATTTCGACTATGACCTGCTGACGCCGCGCAAGCTGATGGAAAAGGCGGTCGGCTCGGTCGTCACGATCGTCCGCACCAATCCCGCCACGGGCGCCGAGACGCGCGAACAGGCGCGGGTGCTCGCGGCGAATGGCGGCATCGTCCTCCAGATCGGCAACCGGATCGAAGTGCTGCGCGATGACGGGCTGCCGGTGCGCGTGATCTTCGACAAGGTGCCCGAGAATCTGCGCGCCCGCCCGACGCTGTCGGTCACGCTCCAGGTCGCGCGCGCCGGGCGGGTGCCCGCGACGCTGACCTATCTGACGCCTGGGCTCGGCTGGACCAGCGATTATGTGACGTTGTTCGACGAAGCGAAGGGCAGCATCGACATGCAGGGCTGGGTGACGCTCACCAACAGCACCGGCACCGATTTCCGCAACGCCGATGTGCTGTTGGTCGCGGGCAGGACGGCCGGTCCCCGTGCGCCGAGAGTGGATTTCGGTGACACGACGATCGAGCAGGCCGGGACCGAAAGCGGCACGCGCGAGCGGCTCGGCGACTATTATCTCTATCCGCTCGCCGCGCGCACCACGATCGCCAATGCCCAGCAGAAGCAGGTCAGCTTCCTCGACGTGAAGGGCGCGGCTGCGCGCAAGGCCTATGAGTGGAGCAACTACTGGCTGGGCACCAACGCCGATCCGCGTAGCGCGACTTCGGTGCTCAAATTCTCGACCTCGCGCGAGGGCGGGCTGGGCGACCAGCTCCCCTCGGGCACGATCCGCGTCTATATGCGCGACGCGCGCGGCGATCCGCAGTTCATCGGCGAGAGCCGCGTCGATGCTGCGCCGATGGGGTCGGCGATGTCGATCCGTACCGGCGACGCCTTCGACGTGAAGGGCACCGCGACCGTGGTCGAGCGCAAGCGACTTTCGTCCAAGCGCTGGCAGACGACGATGCGCTACGACTTCACCAATGCCCGCCCCGCCGAAGTGACCGTCGATCTCGCCCAGAGCGGGCTGTGGGGCGATGTCCGCATTGCCGAGGCAAGCCTTGCGGGCGAGCGGGTTTCCGCCGAACGGATGGAGTGGAAAGTGCCGGTGCCCGCCAATGGCAAGGCGTCGGTGACGATAGTGTTCGATACGCGCTTCTGA